One segment of Corynebacterium caspium DSM 44850 DNA contains the following:
- the glmS gene encoding glutamine--fructose-6-phosphate transaminase (isomerizing) — protein MCGIVGYVGSPEENQNYYALDVVLEGLRRLEYRGYDSAGVAVVDGDGITYAKKAGKVAALESELAKGVFPQSKVGIGHTRWATHGGPSDVNAHPHVVDHGRLAVVHNGIIENFAELKHELSALGYNFVSDTDTEVAATLLGHIYNEVQDLTEAMRQAANRLEGAFTLLAIHPEQPDRIVAARRNSPLVIGLGEKENFLGSDVSGFIEFTKKAVEMPNDHLVVLTADSYEIRDFAGNPATGKEFEVAWDAAAAEKGGYASFMEKEINDQPAAVRDTLLGRLNEKGKLTLDELRIDESLLRSIDKIIVVACGTAAYAGQVARYAIEHWCRIPTEVELAHEFRYRDPIITEKTLVVALSQSGETMDTIMAVRHAREQGAKVIAICNTIGSTIPRESDACLYTYAGPEIAVASTKAFLAQITAAYLLGLYLAQLRGNKFADEVQLILDELRAMPEKIASLLERSEEIAQLGRDMKDASSVLFLGRHVGFPVALEGALKLKEIAYLHAEGFAAGELKHGPIALVEEGQPVFVIVPSPRGRNSLHAKVVSTIQEIRARGAVTIVIAEEGDTAVEAYANHIIRIPQTPTLLQPLVATVPLQIFACAVAGAKGYDIDQPRNLAKSVTVE, from the coding sequence ATGTGTGGAATCGTTGGATACGTCGGCAGTCCGGAAGAGAATCAGAACTATTATGCCCTGGATGTGGTCTTAGAGGGGCTAAGACGCTTAGAATATCGCGGTTATGACTCCGCCGGGGTGGCTGTCGTAGATGGCGATGGGATTACTTATGCCAAAAAAGCTGGCAAGGTTGCCGCTTTAGAATCAGAACTGGCAAAAGGGGTATTCCCACAGTCCAAGGTAGGTATTGGGCATACGCGTTGGGCTACTCATGGGGGGCCTTCAGATGTTAATGCCCATCCGCATGTAGTAGATCACGGTCGTTTAGCCGTAGTCCATAACGGAATTATTGAGAATTTTGCAGAGCTTAAACACGAACTTAGCGCTTTAGGATATAACTTCGTTTCTGATACCGATACTGAAGTGGCCGCCACCCTTTTGGGCCATATTTATAACGAAGTACAAGACCTCACCGAGGCAATGCGCCAGGCTGCTAATCGTCTTGAAGGCGCTTTTACTTTATTAGCTATTCACCCTGAACAGCCAGACCGGATTGTAGCCGCACGACGCAATTCTCCACTGGTAATCGGGCTAGGGGAGAAAGAAAACTTCTTGGGTTCCGATGTTTCCGGCTTTATCGAATTCACCAAAAAAGCTGTCGAAATGCCCAATGATCACCTGGTAGTGCTCACCGCAGACTCTTATGAAATCCGGGATTTCGCTGGTAATCCAGCTACTGGCAAGGAATTTGAGGTGGCCTGGGATGCTGCGGCTGCAGAAAAAGGTGGATATGCCTCCTTCATGGAAAAAGAGATCAATGACCAGCCTGCTGCCGTACGCGATACTTTGCTGGGTCGCCTAAACGAAAAAGGCAAACTTACCCTTGATGAGCTGCGTATAGATGAATCGCTATTGCGCTCCATCGATAAAATTATTGTGGTTGCTTGTGGCACTGCCGCCTATGCTGGCCAAGTGGCGCGCTATGCAATTGAGCACTGGTGTCGCATTCCTACGGAAGTGGAATTAGCCCACGAATTCCGTTACCGCGACCCCATTATTACTGAGAAAACCCTGGTAGTTGCACTTTCTCAGTCTGGGGAAACCATGGATACCATCATGGCAGTACGCCATGCCCGCGAACAAGGCGCCAAAGTAATTGCTATTTGCAACACCATTGGCTCGACGATCCCACGCGAATCTGATGCCTGCCTTTATACCTATGCTGGCCCAGAAATCGCCGTGGCCTCCACTAAAGCCTTCCTGGCACAAATTACTGCGGCTTATCTATTAGGCCTATATTTGGCGCAATTACGCGGCAATAAATTTGCCGATGAAGTGCAGCTAATTTTGGATGAGCTGCGTGCGATGCCGGAAAAAATTGCCAGCCTGCTAGAGCGCTCCGAGGAGATCGCCCAGCTAGGACGCGATATGAAAGATGCTTCCTCAGTACTATTCTTAGGCCGCCACGTGGGCTTCCCAGTGGCCTTAGAAGGAGCACTAAAACTTAAAGAAATCGCCTACCTACATGCAGAAGGCTTCGCTGCTGGCGAGCTAAAGCATGGCCCCATTGCGCTAGTTGAAGAAGGCCAACCAGTATTTGTAATTGTGCCTTCTCCGCGGGGACGCAATTCTTTACACGCCAAGGTGGTCTCTACGATTCAAGAGATCCGCGCCCGCGGGGCAGTAACAATCGTGATTGCTGAAGAAGGTGATACCGCAGTAGAAGCCTATGCCAATCACATAATTCGCATTCCGCAAACACCTACTTTATTGCAGCCATTAGTTGCCACTGTGCCCCTGCAGATTTTTGCCTGCGCAGTCGCCGGTGCCAAGGGCTACGATATCGACCAGCCTCGTAACCTGGCTAAATCGGTCACCGTGGAGTAG
- a CDS encoding ribonuclease domain-containing protein — protein sequence MRISPKIGAGIAGVLALSAGLIWVNPVKEPNSAPVIPPVATSTTSSISSSTTAISSAVSTAGFELCPLASLPAEVDPVIDAIYAGGPFTHPRNDGTRFGNYEEILPLEDRSYYREYTVDTPGLSHRGARRIVTGGNPPTNPEVWYYTNDHYESFCEIPDA from the coding sequence ATGAGGATCTCCCCCAAGATAGGCGCAGGAATTGCTGGTGTATTAGCACTTAGTGCCGGATTGATCTGGGTTAACCCGGTTAAAGAACCTAATTCAGCACCGGTTATACCCCCTGTTGCAACCTCTACCACCAGCTCTATTAGCAGCTCTACAACAGCTATAAGTTCCGCTGTTTCCACCGCTGGTTTTGAGCTCTGTCCGCTAGCTAGTTTGCCTGCTGAAGTGGATCCGGTTATAGATGCAATCTATGCCGGTGGCCCTTTTACCCACCCGCGTAACGACGGCACCCGTTTTGGCAATTATGAGGAAATCCTGCCTCTAGAAGACCGCTCTTATTACCGCGAATACACCGTAGACACCCCAGGGTTATCACACCGTGGGGCGCGGCGCATCGTAACTGGCGGCAACCCACCTACTAATCCGGAGGTGTGGTACTACACCAATGATCACTACGAGTCTTTCTGTGAAATCCCTGATGCCTAA
- a CDS encoding glycine--tRNA ligase: MAQPSVIDTVVNLCKRRGLVFPAGDIYGGTRSAWDYGPLGVELKENIKRQWWRSMVTSRADVVGVDTSIIQPRQVWVTSGHVEVFTDPLVESLHTNKRYRADHLLEAYEEKHGHPPVNGLADINDPETGQPGNWTEPRAFSGLMKTYLGPVDDAEGLHYLRPETAQGIFVNFKNVMTTARMKPPFGIANIGKSFRNEITPGNFIFRTREFEQMEMEFFVKPGTDEQWHQYWIDQRMQWYLDLGMKAENLRLYEHKKEDLSHYSKRTVDIEYAFGFQNSKFGELEGIANRTDYDLRVHSEGSGEDLSYFDQEAGERWTPYTIEPAAGLGRAMMAFLIDAYTEDEAPNAKGGVDKRTVLKLDYRLSPVKVAVLPLSKKEPLGQNAAELATKLRQYWNVDFDTSGAIGRRYRRQDEIGTPFCVTYDFDSLEDNAVTVRERDTMKQERVAIDELEAYLAARLIGC; encoded by the coding sequence ATGGCACAGCCATCCGTAATCGATACCGTCGTTAACCTCTGCAAGCGTCGAGGTTTGGTGTTTCCTGCCGGCGATATCTACGGAGGTACCCGCTCCGCCTGGGATTATGGCCCACTTGGCGTTGAGCTCAAGGAAAATATTAAGCGCCAGTGGTGGCGGTCTATGGTTACCTCGCGTGCCGATGTAGTAGGTGTAGATACTTCCATCATTCAGCCGCGCCAGGTGTGGGTAACTTCTGGTCACGTGGAAGTTTTCACTGACCCCCTAGTGGAATCCCTGCATACCAATAAGCGTTACCGCGCGGATCACCTTTTGGAAGCTTATGAAGAAAAGCATGGTCACCCGCCAGTAAATGGCTTGGCTGATATTAATGATCCTGAAACCGGTCAACCAGGCAACTGGACTGAGCCGCGGGCTTTCTCTGGACTGATGAAGACCTATCTGGGACCAGTAGATGATGCGGAAGGTTTGCACTACCTGCGCCCAGAAACTGCACAGGGCATCTTCGTGAATTTCAAAAACGTGATGACCACCGCGCGCATGAAGCCCCCATTTGGTATTGCCAATATTGGTAAATCCTTCCGCAATGAAATTACCCCCGGTAATTTTATTTTCCGCACTCGGGAATTCGAGCAGATGGAAATGGAATTCTTTGTTAAGCCCGGTACTGATGAGCAGTGGCATCAATACTGGATTGACCAGCGGATGCAGTGGTACTTGGATCTAGGCATGAAGGCGGAAAACCTGCGTCTTTATGAGCATAAAAAAGAAGACCTTTCCCACTACTCCAAGCGCACTGTAGATATTGAATATGCTTTCGGCTTCCAGAACAGCAAATTTGGAGAACTAGAAGGTATCGCTAACCGCACCGATTATGACCTGCGCGTACATAGCGAAGGATCGGGCGAAGATCTTTCCTATTTTGATCAGGAAGCTGGCGAAAGGTGGACTCCTTATACCATCGAACCAGCTGCAGGTCTTGGCCGAGCCATGATGGCTTTCCTAATTGATGCCTACACCGAAGACGAAGCCCCTAACGCTAAGGGCGGGGTGGATAAGCGCACAGTTTTGAAGCTGGATTACCGTCTTTCCCCAGTTAAGGTCGCTGTTTTGCCACTGTCTAAAAAGGAACCATTAGGACAAAATGCGGCAGAGTTAGCCACCAAGCTGCGCCAGTACTGGAATGTAGATTTTGACACCTCTGGTGCAATTGGGCGCCGGTATCGTCGTCAAGATGAGATCGGGACACCTTTCTGCGTCACCTATGACTTCGATTCTTTGGAAGATAATGCGGTTACGGTGCGCGAACGCGACACAATGAAGCAGGAGCGAGTGGCTATCGATGAGCTCGAGGCTTATCTTGCAGCTCGATTGATCGGTTGCTAG
- a CDS encoding Fur family transcriptional regulator yields the protein MKPLAERDAPRMGARNTKQRAAVVDVLRDLSSFSSAKSIYAELQERGHKVGLTTVYRTLQSLAEIGAVDALTQANGQTLYRQCLNDHHHHHLVCTSCGKTEEIDGGPVERWAGKVAREHGYQLSAHDAEIYGLCPACQKTARRTRQMEVPPTPTHTSVPTHTATPFGGVKG from the coding sequence ATGAAACCTCTGGCAGAACGCGATGCCCCGCGCATGGGTGCTAGAAATACTAAGCAACGGGCGGCCGTAGTAGATGTGCTACGTGATCTCAGCTCTTTTTCTTCTGCCAAAAGCATTTATGCAGAGCTGCAAGAACGTGGCCATAAAGTTGGCTTGACCACTGTTTATCGCACTTTGCAAAGTCTGGCTGAAATTGGTGCAGTAGATGCTTTAACCCAAGCTAATGGCCAAACTCTTTACCGCCAGTGCCTAAATGATCATCATCACCACCATTTGGTGTGCACTAGCTGCGGAAAAACTGAAGAAATTGACGGCGGACCCGTAGAAAGATGGGCTGGGAAAGTAGCCCGCGAACACGGTTATCAACTATCTGCCCACGATGCCGAAATCTATGGACTTTGCCCCGCCTGCCAAAAAACTGCTCGCCGCACCCGGCAAATGGAGGTCCCGCCAACGCCAACGCACACCTCAGTGCCTACGCACACCGCTACCCCATTTGGTGGAGTCAAGGGATAA
- a CDS encoding TPM domain-containing protein, whose amino-acid sequence MNTWSNNIVIPTANAASDISPLPQRDQTMGSSRSSRRTIRLAALSAVAFGTLSIGTLGAAGLVAPSLNPAVATAAATGGTATTVAADSPAWVLAQAPQAYPNVVTDISGVLSSTEISALEEKVRSYQIDNQRTMRIVLQPDFGGLTSTEFGKQVVEANGGSNVIVLVIATETRQGTVSYGTSFSQSDSDRAWKSAYPYLSQSDWGGAATAFVDSVVTGGQVSSQSIGWVGGTAVVGAGGLWFWLSRRKKRRTQEDLQAARTIPATDRDALMTVNSETLEKLARESVIALDESIRNSEAELALADGEFGSSTRPFHEALATAISLQERANLTYQKLAGAKSEDIKRGMLVQIISHAAKAQEELTAQAAEFASMRNILLTADSKLENITQRIVDIRSRIPQSEAKLAELAKRYEAHMLASLEDNPEVATAAVQEADKWLSSGQELLTKPAGQQGELVTIVRSAEQALELAARQLSAIEHAEENISATKAQLPALIQEIFDEIAEADSLAARGDSAALPADWDSLNAVINEARKRMPTATADAARDPLGTYDELMDLDARIDEHLDVVREVAQNQDRLAAMWRQHIQSARSAIEAAEDLIASRGRIIGADARSLLSQAKGLYNQSTQVSTEQLREGINLARRATKKANRAAKAAKNDIDEERQARNRNSGSNSGSLITGMVLGSILNGGGGGGGYSSGGFGGGFGGGFGGGGGYGGGTGGAF is encoded by the coding sequence ATGAATACATGGAGCAATAATATTGTAATTCCCACCGCAAATGCCGCCTCCGATATATCGCCGCTACCACAGCGGGACCAAACGATGGGAAGCAGCAGAAGTTCCAGGCGCACTATCCGTTTAGCAGCTTTAAGCGCTGTAGCCTTTGGGACTTTAAGCATCGGCACGCTAGGTGCTGCTGGGTTAGTAGCGCCATCATTAAATCCGGCTGTGGCCACTGCTGCTGCGACGGGTGGGACGGCCACGACAGTCGCTGCCGACAGCCCAGCTTGGGTGCTAGCTCAAGCACCACAGGCTTATCCCAATGTGGTCACCGATATTTCCGGAGTCCTAAGCTCCACTGAAATTAGTGCCTTAGAAGAAAAAGTGCGCAGCTACCAAATTGATAACCAACGCACCATGCGCATAGTTTTACAACCAGATTTTGGGGGCCTTACCTCCACTGAATTTGGCAAGCAAGTAGTAGAAGCCAACGGTGGATCCAATGTGATTGTGCTAGTAATTGCCACCGAAACCCGTCAAGGCACCGTTTCCTACGGAACTTCTTTTTCACAAAGCGATTCCGACCGGGCCTGGAAGAGCGCCTACCCCTATTTATCCCAATCTGATTGGGGTGGTGCTGCAACCGCTTTCGTAGATTCAGTGGTTACCGGAGGCCAAGTCTCCAGCCAATCAATTGGGTGGGTCGGTGGCACCGCAGTAGTAGGAGCAGGTGGTTTATGGTTCTGGCTATCTAGACGCAAAAAACGGCGCACCCAAGAAGATCTACAAGCTGCGCGCACAATTCCAGCCACAGATCGCGATGCCTTAATGACGGTAAATTCCGAAACCCTGGAAAAACTTGCCCGCGAATCCGTCATCGCTTTGGATGAATCCATTAGAAATAGTGAAGCCGAACTGGCCCTGGCCGATGGCGAATTTGGCTCCAGCACTCGTCCCTTCCATGAAGCTTTGGCCACGGCCATTAGCCTGCAAGAACGCGCTAACCTCACCTACCAAAAGCTCGCCGGGGCTAAATCGGAAGATATTAAACGTGGGATGCTCGTGCAAATTATTAGTCACGCAGCCAAAGCTCAAGAAGAATTAACCGCCCAGGCCGCAGAATTTGCTTCCATGCGCAATATTTTGCTCACTGCAGATAGCAAACTAGAAAATATTACACAGCGCATCGTCGATATTCGCAGCCGAATTCCCCAGTCTGAAGCCAAACTAGCAGAGCTAGCCAAACGCTACGAAGCTCATATGCTGGCCTCTTTAGAAGATAATCCAGAAGTAGCAACAGCCGCGGTACAAGAAGCCGATAAATGGTTAAGTAGTGGACAAGAACTACTAACCAAACCTGCCGGACAACAAGGCGAATTAGTAACTATAGTTCGCTCCGCAGAACAAGCTTTGGAACTAGCAGCCCGACAGCTATCTGCAATCGAGCATGCTGAGGAAAATATTTCCGCCACTAAAGCCCAGCTCCCGGCCCTCATCCAAGAAATTTTCGATGAAATAGCCGAAGCAGATTCCCTAGCCGCCCGTGGCGACTCTGCGGCACTTCCAGCTGACTGGGATTCCCTAAATGCCGTAATAAACGAAGCCCGCAAACGCATGCCTACAGCCACCGCTGATGCAGCGCGGGATCCACTTGGCACCTATGACGAACTAATGGATCTAGATGCCCGCATCGACGAACACCTAGATGTAGTGCGTGAAGTCGCCCAAAATCAAGACCGGCTAGCAGCGATGTGGCGTCAACATATCCAAAGCGCACGATCTGCTATTGAAGCCGCAGAAGACCTTATCGCCAGCCGCGGCCGCATTATTGGCGCCGACGCACGCAGCCTACTCTCCCAGGCTAAAGGCCTTTATAACCAAAGCACCCAGGTCTCCACAGAACAGCTAAGAGAAGGCATTAATTTGGCCCGCCGTGCCACTAAAAAAGCTAATAGAGCAGCTAAAGCAGCCAAAAACGATATCGATGAAGAGCGCCAGGCACGCAATCGGAATAGCGGCTCTAATAGCGGCTCCCTTATCACCGGAATGGTCTTAGGGTCCATCCTAAATGGCGGTGGCGGCGGAGGCGGCTATAGCAGTGGTGGTTTTGGCGGCGGTTTTGGCGGCGGTTTTGGCGGCGGAGGCGGTTACGGTGGCGGTACCGGCGGCGCCTTCTAG
- the dnaG gene encoding DNA primase — MAKGRIPESDIQAIRERTPIEEVVGEYVQLKPAGVDSLKGLSPFKDERTPSFHVRPSRGYYHCFSTGQGGDVFSFLMEMEHLSFPEAVEACAEKIGYRINYEGGGSARRVEPGTRQRLIAANRAAHAFYREQLETPEAEIARNFLLERGFSQAHIYQFECGYSPLEWDAMTKTLLRKGFEFKDLEAAGLSTMGRRGPIDRFRGRLLWPIKNMAGDVIGFGARKLYESDNLGKYMNTPDTMLYHKSKVLFGLSEAKRDIANQHQAVVVEGYTDVMAMHAAGIHTAVAACGTAFGEEHLQILRRLMLDDNYFRGELIYTFDGDEAGQKAALKAFESDQKFTGQSYVAIVPDGLDPCDLRLEKGDAAVRDLIASREPIFEFALRSALAKYPLDSVEGRLQALRRTVPIVAGIRDEALRSQYARLLAGWVGWPDPDQVLQDVIKAARAPRKLGTRRQAKRFANVPVNANAPVPTPLPDPRLPSLWPQREALKLALQYPELAGSYFDNIATDAFTNTAYRMLRDGMQAAGGCANAAPGVQWITSVADQMPDLGMRELVSQLAVEEMHIEDHEVEAYIDAVFSRLQESYIGNEIAQLKGKLERMRPSDDEITYNALFADLVALEQARRELKQRVFRPPANTY, encoded by the coding sequence ATGGCAAAAGGACGTATTCCGGAAAGCGATATCCAGGCGATCCGCGAGCGTACTCCCATCGAAGAAGTAGTTGGGGAGTACGTGCAGTTAAAGCCGGCGGGCGTTGATTCTCTTAAAGGGCTGAGCCCTTTTAAAGATGAGCGCACGCCGTCTTTTCATGTCCGTCCCAGTCGAGGCTATTACCACTGCTTTTCTACTGGCCAAGGTGGGGATGTTTTTAGCTTCCTGATGGAAATGGAGCATTTAAGTTTCCCGGAAGCCGTAGAGGCCTGTGCAGAAAAAATTGGGTATCGGATCAATTATGAAGGTGGGGGAAGTGCGCGCCGGGTGGAACCAGGCACGCGGCAACGCCTTATTGCTGCTAATCGGGCTGCCCATGCGTTTTATCGCGAACAATTAGAAACTCCAGAAGCTGAAATAGCTCGTAATTTCTTGTTGGAACGCGGTTTTTCCCAGGCGCATATCTACCAATTTGAGTGCGGGTATTCCCCTTTGGAATGGGATGCCATGACTAAAACCTTATTACGCAAAGGTTTTGAATTTAAAGATTTAGAAGCTGCTGGATTATCGACGATGGGCCGGCGCGGGCCAATAGATCGCTTCCGTGGCCGTTTGCTGTGGCCTATTAAAAATATGGCCGGAGATGTCATCGGTTTCGGGGCTCGCAAGCTATATGAAAGCGATAACCTGGGCAAATATATGAATACCCCAGATACCATGCTGTATCACAAATCGAAGGTGCTATTTGGGCTATCGGAAGCTAAACGCGATATTGCAAATCAACACCAAGCTGTGGTGGTGGAAGGCTATACCGATGTAATGGCAATGCATGCTGCGGGTATACACACGGCAGTTGCTGCCTGCGGTACGGCTTTTGGCGAAGAGCATTTGCAGATACTGCGTCGTTTAATGCTCGATGATAATTACTTCCGTGGAGAACTTATTTATACTTTCGATGGCGATGAAGCCGGTCAAAAAGCTGCGCTAAAAGCCTTTGAAAGTGACCAAAAATTCACTGGCCAATCATATGTTGCAATTGTCCCAGATGGCTTGGATCCTTGCGATTTACGCCTGGAAAAAGGGGATGCGGCCGTACGCGATTTAATAGCTAGCCGTGAACCAATATTTGAATTTGCCTTGCGTTCTGCGTTGGCAAAATATCCTTTGGATTCTGTGGAAGGGCGCTTACAGGCTCTTCGGCGCACAGTGCCTATTGTGGCTGGTATTCGTGATGAAGCATTGCGCAGCCAATACGCGCGTCTGTTAGCTGGCTGGGTGGGTTGGCCAGATCCGGATCAAGTCTTGCAGGATGTTATAAAAGCTGCCCGAGCACCTCGAAAACTGGGAACTCGCAGGCAAGCAAAACGTTTTGCGAATGTTCCGGTGAATGCTAATGCGCCGGTTCCTACCCCTTTGCCTGATCCGCGTTTGCCTTCGCTGTGGCCGCAACGAGAAGCCTTAAAACTTGCTTTACAGTACCCCGAATTAGCTGGCAGCTATTTCGACAATATTGCTACAGATGCTTTTACCAACACCGCTTACCGGATGCTGCGTGATGGTATGCAGGCCGCTGGAGGTTGTGCGAATGCGGCTCCGGGGGTGCAATGGATTACCTCGGTAGCAGATCAGATGCCAGATTTAGGGATGCGGGAATTAGTCTCCCAACTAGCTGTGGAAGAAATGCATATAGAAGACCATGAGGTAGAAGCTTATATTGATGCAGTATTTTCCAGGCTACAAGAATCCTATATCGGCAATGAGATAGCCCAGCTCAAAGGCAAGCTGGAAAGAATGCGCCCCTCCGATGATGAAATCACCTATAACGCCCTATTTGCAGATCTCGTTGCCCTCGAGCAAGCCAGGCGCGAACTCAAGCAAAGAGTATTCCGCCCACCAGCTAATACTTACTAG
- a CDS encoding deoxyguanosinetriphosphate triphosphohydrolase, whose protein sequence is MYAYNAADIARLAVEHPKKAAATDAAAQLEAQRSIFDRDRARVLHSAALRRLADKTQVVGPRDGDTPRTRLTHSLEVAQIARGIGAGLGLDPDLCELAGLTHDIGHPPYGHNGERTLNELAKTCGGFEGNAQTLRILTVLEPKFMVGEQSYGLNLSRAALDSACKYPWTATNSDGSKNRKYSCYDSDAHILEWVREGHEDLRPCIEAQVMDWADDVAYSVHDVEDGIVSGRISLQVLWDLVALLELANTGFKAFSGEPEELVAAADSLRGLEVVARAADFQGSLADHIALKRLTSELVGRYVGAVIEATKAATANNSGTVLGRQYGDLIVPPQLRAEVKLLKTIAVQYVMDEDTHLARQQRQSDRIVRVFDYLCAGAPGSLDPMFRYWWNLAETAAARERVVIDQIASMTESRLERFAEIAGEFFGFLSN, encoded by the coding sequence ATGTATGCCTATAATGCTGCTGATATTGCCCGATTGGCAGTAGAACACCCCAAGAAAGCTGCTGCTACCGATGCTGCTGCCCAGCTGGAAGCGCAGCGCAGTATTTTTGATCGGGACCGGGCGCGAGTTTTGCATTCGGCAGCTTTGCGCAGGCTAGCTGATAAAACTCAAGTGGTGGGGCCCCGTGATGGGGATACTCCACGCACTAGGCTAACGCACTCTTTAGAGGTTGCCCAGATTGCTCGCGGTATTGGAGCCGGTTTGGGTTTAGATCCAGATTTATGTGAGTTAGCTGGCTTAACTCACGATATTGGGCATCCACCTTATGGGCATAATGGGGAAAGAACTCTTAATGAATTAGCTAAGACCTGTGGCGGTTTTGAAGGAAATGCCCAAACTTTGCGTATTCTTACAGTTTTAGAGCCAAAATTTATGGTGGGGGAACAATCCTATGGCTTAAATCTGAGCCGGGCTGCCTTAGATTCTGCTTGTAAATATCCGTGGACAGCCACTAATAGTGATGGTTCTAAAAATCGTAAATATAGCTGTTATGACTCCGATGCCCATATTTTGGAGTGGGTGCGCGAAGGGCATGAGGATTTGCGTCCTTGTATTGAGGCGCAAGTTATGGATTGGGCTGATGACGTGGCCTATTCCGTTCACGATGTCGAAGATGGCATCGTTTCCGGTCGGATTAGCTTGCAGGTGTTGTGGGATTTAGTAGCGCTTTTAGAATTAGCTAATACCGGTTTTAAAGCATTTAGCGGTGAGCCAGAGGAATTAGTAGCTGCAGCGGATTCGCTGCGCGGTTTAGAAGTGGTAGCGCGGGCTGCGGATTTTCAAGGCTCTTTAGCAGATCATATTGCTTTAAAAAGGCTTACTTCAGAGTTAGTTGGCCGCTATGTTGGGGCAGTAATTGAAGCTACTAAGGCCGCGACTGCTAATAATTCAGGCACAGTATTAGGCCGCCAATATGGAGATTTAATAGTGCCGCCACAGCTGCGTGCCGAAGTTAAGTTGCTAAAAACTATCGCGGTGCAATATGTGATGGATGAAGATACTCACTTAGCACGGCAACAACGCCAATCTGATCGGATTGTGCGAGTTTTTGATTATTTATGTGCCGGGGCTCCGGGATCCTTAGATCCGATGTTTAGATACTGGTGGAATTTGGCAGAGACAGCAGCCGCCCGGGAACGCGTGGTGATTGACCAGATTGCATCGATGACGGAGTCTCGCCTGGAGAGATTTGCCGAGATAGCTGGCGAATTTTTTGGTTTCCTTAGCAATTAA
- a CDS encoding DUF3239 domain-containing protein, which translates to MKIFKFEVDPYWAKQHNELIRDVRRLQWNVLFFALLFGVIGVVAYFFVQPQTLALLALISGIAVAIIFIIVALVLPKKLGSAQDLYNKHPLAPAIIAEVTAAHILLMALVNLNVDPDIEPRWGLVIRPVNRIKGHKRAVCTKIPCAAVGGRRNPGAADTWQQISPMPIAWGTPDTDIIAFARKAIPTKQWQLLEKSRIRLPELKASRTGILPL; encoded by the coding sequence ATGAAGATCTTCAAGTTCGAAGTAGACCCGTACTGGGCGAAACAACATAACGAACTTATTCGTGACGTTCGACGCTTGCAGTGGAATGTCTTATTTTTTGCGCTTCTATTCGGTGTTATCGGAGTGGTTGCGTATTTCTTTGTGCAACCCCAAACGCTGGCTTTATTAGCTCTTATTTCTGGTATTGCTGTAGCAATAATTTTTATAATCGTTGCTTTAGTATTGCCCAAAAAACTGGGTAGTGCGCAGGATCTTTATAATAAGCATCCCCTAGCTCCGGCGATAATCGCAGAGGTTACCGCTGCACATATTCTACTAATGGCTCTGGTTAACCTTAATGTGGATCCCGATATTGAGCCGCGCTGGGGTTTAGTAATTAGGCCCGTGAACCGCATTAAAGGCCATAAGCGCGCAGTATGTACCAAAATCCCCTGTGCAGCAGTGGGCGGACGACGCAACCCCGGTGCGGCAGATACCTGGCAACAAATTAGCCCGATGCCTATTGCTTGGGGTACTCCCGATACCGACATCATCGCATTTGCCCGCAAAGCAATTCCGACTAAACAATGGCAATTACTTGAAAAGAGTCGAATTAGACTTCCTGAACTCAAAGCCTCTAGAACCGGAATTTTACCTTTATAA